The window GAGGTGTTGATGCAAAGATTATATTGTGTTGCATCGCTCCATGTTTTTTCTACTAAAAGCTGATGATAGCGCGCTCGCTCACCATCGCTTTGCTCGATCATTTTCTCTGCTTCTTTTCCTGAAACTTTGTAAAGTTCTTCTATACGTTTTTTGCGAAACTTAGTATCTGCGTATAAAAAAACACTCAGATGATTTGGGTTGTCACGTAAAATGTGCGAACCACACCTGCCTATAATGACAGCAGAGCGGTTTTTAGCAATGCGTTGAATAATTTCTGACTCGACTTTAAAAATTGCCTCTTCGGTTGGAACAAAGAGCTGGGGTGGAAGATAAACATCGGGGCTACAGATGGTCGATTGAAAGAAGGATTGCCAAAAAGAGGGCGTTTTTTCATCGATGGATTCAAGGTCATCTTCTTGAATCGAAAACGCTTTGGCTGCTTGCGCTATAATCTCTCGATCAACATAGCCGATGTCGAGTTTTTTTGCTAATTTTTGTCCAATGTAGGCTCCACCACTTCCAATTTGACGGCTAATGGTAATAATCGTATGTAAAGGCTCTTGCATCTGTGCTATCTCCTCAAAGCGAATACTCAATGTACCTAAGTACAGTTGTTAAGTATACTCCTCTCTTCCCTATAAAATAAATAAAAAATTCTCAAAAGAATCTTTTTTACTTCATGTAAGGACACTTTTTTCCGATATACGACTGAGGGCTAAAATTCGCTAGAATAGAGCATAAAGAGAAGTGATAAAGCTTTACATGTAAAGTAAAAATGCTTCCTTGTTTTGAGCATTTATCCACAGCACTCATACGATCATCATGACACGAAAGGCTTTTAAGGGATGTTATCTCTTCGATTCATTATTTTAATGCTTTTTTCATCACTGATGTATGCGAGTAGCTCCTTAACCATTGATGCTAAAACTCCTTTTTACGACCTTCTTCCGCACAGTGAAATTTATATCGATCAAACGCACTCTTTAACGATGGATGATTTTGAAAAAAAAGAGATTGCATGGAGTGCAAATGAGAAAAAGCTTCTGGGTTTTGGCTATGCTCCAAGCTTTGATGTGTGGGTGAAATTTACACTCACCAATGCAACGGATGAAGTCCTTGAGAAGATTCTTGAATATGATAATA is drawn from Sulfurospirillum arsenophilum NBRC 109478 and contains these coding sequences:
- a CDS encoding AAA family ATPase, producing the protein MQEPLHTIITISRQIGSGGAYIGQKLAKKLDIGYVDREIIAQAAKAFSIQEDDLESIDEKTPSFWQSFFQSTICSPDVYLPPQLFVPTEEAIFKVESEIIQRIAKNRSAVIIGRCGSHILRDNPNHLSVFLYADTKFRKKRIEELYKVSGKEAEKMIEQSDGERARYHQLLVEKTWSDATQYNLCINTSKMGIDNTIELISETMKRYQNR